One region of Marivirga arenosa genomic DNA includes:
- a CDS encoding energy transducer TonB — MELKKNPKYDIYRLKNVFFNLGLVVSISAVFVVFQFKTYDNEGIVDLGNVTELTHEVIDIPPTTQPPPPPPKIQLPEIIEVANEEILLEDIELNIDIEMNQETKIQEVEFSDDFGNDEEEEEVDKIFMIVEEEAEPEGGIKSFYNYVAGELADHYPPAAARMGIQGVVYIQFVIEKNGTITQVEAVKGIGGGCDELAVHVLENSPKWKPGKQRGVPVRSRKVIPIRFMLKDS; from the coding sequence ATGGAACTCAAGAAAAATCCAAAATATGATATATACCGATTGAAAAATGTATTTTTCAATTTGGGACTAGTCGTTTCTATATCTGCCGTATTTGTCGTATTTCAGTTTAAAACATATGATAATGAAGGTATAGTTGACTTAGGAAACGTAACAGAATTAACACATGAGGTGATCGATATACCTCCTACTACACAACCTCCTCCACCTCCACCTAAGATTCAGTTGCCTGAAATTATAGAAGTGGCTAATGAGGAAATATTGTTGGAGGATATAGAACTGAATATTGATATAGAAATGAATCAAGAAACTAAAATTCAGGAAGTAGAATTTAGTGACGATTTTGGAAACGATGAAGAAGAAGAGGAAGTTGATAAAATATTCATGATTGTGGAAGAAGAGGCTGAACCCGAAGGCGGTATTAAATCATTCTACAATTATGTGGCAGGAGAATTAGCGGATCATTATCCTCCTGCAGCTGCAAGAATGGGAATACAAGGAGTTGTTTACATTCAATTCGTAATCGAAAAAAATGGGACCATAACCCAAGTTGAAGCTGTAAAAGGTATAGGAGGTGGCTGTGATGAATTAGCGGTTCATGTACTCGAGAATTCACCTAAATGGAAACCTGGTAAACAAAGAGGAGTCCCTGTTAGATCAAGAAAAGTAATACCTATTAGATTTATGCTGAAAGATTCTTAA